One window from the genome of Gemmatimonadaceae bacterium encodes:
- a CDS encoding glycine--tRNA ligase: MATSSYPDVMEKLVSLCKRRGFIFQSSEIYGGTGSVWDYGPLGVELKRNIKDRWWNAMVRARDDIEGLDAAILMHPKVWEASGHVAGFTDPLIDCRNCKKRFRADDARIKGTPGTPDAQCPACGMKGTLSEARMFNLMFKTFMGPVEESAAVVYLRPETAQGIYVNFLNVQQSTRQKVPFGIAQIGKAFRNEITPGNFIFRTREFEQMEMQFFVDPEGDHMQWFEYWKEQRMAWHRALGLDESRLLFHQHTPEELAHYARAAFDIQFDFGGTLGFQEIEGVHHRGDFDLSRHQEFSGKKLEYFDQPNNRRFVPFVVETSVGADRTALAVLVNAYREEAVEGETEGRTVLALHPSLAPIKAGVFPLVKKDGMPEFAEKLAHDLRRSFPVFYDESGAIGRRYRRQDEVGTPCCITVDGQTMADGTVTLRDRDTLVQERVAAERVGALIAERAAR; the protein is encoded by the coding sequence ATGGCGACGAGTTCATATCCCGACGTGATGGAGAAGCTCGTGTCGCTCTGCAAGCGGCGCGGCTTCATCTTCCAGTCCTCCGAGATCTACGGCGGCACGGGATCGGTGTGGGACTACGGGCCGCTGGGCGTGGAGCTCAAGCGGAACATCAAGGATCGCTGGTGGAACGCGATGGTCCGCGCCCGCGACGACATCGAAGGGCTGGACGCCGCGATCCTCATGCACCCCAAGGTGTGGGAGGCGAGCGGGCACGTGGCCGGGTTCACCGATCCGCTCATCGACTGCCGCAACTGCAAGAAGCGGTTCCGCGCCGACGACGCCAGGATCAAGGGCACGCCGGGCACGCCCGACGCGCAGTGCCCCGCCTGCGGCATGAAGGGCACGCTGTCCGAAGCGCGGATGTTCAACCTGATGTTCAAGACGTTCATGGGGCCGGTGGAGGAGAGCGCGGCCGTGGTGTATCTGCGTCCGGAGACGGCGCAGGGCATCTACGTGAACTTCCTCAACGTCCAGCAGTCCACGCGCCAGAAGGTGCCGTTCGGCATCGCCCAGATCGGCAAGGCGTTCCGCAACGAGATCACGCCCGGGAACTTCATCTTCCGCACGCGCGAGTTCGAGCAGATGGAGATGCAGTTCTTCGTCGATCCCGAAGGCGACCACATGCAGTGGTTCGAATACTGGAAGGAGCAGCGCATGGCCTGGCACCGCGCGCTCGGGCTCGACGAATCGCGGCTGCTCTTCCACCAGCACACGCCCGAGGAGCTGGCCCACTACGCGCGGGCCGCGTTCGACATCCAGTTCGACTTCGGCGGCACGCTGGGTTTCCAGGAAATCGAGGGCGTGCACCACCGCGGCGATTTCGACCTGAGCCGGCACCAGGAGTTCTCGGGCAAGAAGCTCGAGTACTTCGACCAGCCCAACAACCGGCGGTTCGTGCCGTTCGTGGTCGAGACGTCGGTGGGCGCCGACCGCACGGCGCTGGCCGTGCTCGTGAATGCCTATCGCGAAGAGGCCGTGGAGGGCGAGACCGAGGGGCGCACCGTGCTGGCGCTGCATCCGTCGCTGGCGCCGATCAAGGCCGGCGTGTTCCCGCTCGTCAAGAAGGACGGGATGCCGGAGTTCGCCGAGAAGCTGGCCCACGACCTGCGCCGGTCGTTCCCCGTGTTCTACGACGAGTCGGGGGCCATCGGCCGCCGCTACCGCCGGCAGGACGAAGTGGGCACGCCGTGCTGCATCACCGTGGACGGCCAGACGATGGCCGACGGCACGGTGACCCTGCGCGACCGCGACACGCTCGTCCAGGAGCGCGTGGCCGCCGAGCGCGTGGGCGCGCTGATCGCGGAGCGCGCGGCCCGGTGA
- a CDS encoding YpdA family putative bacillithiol disulfide reductase yields the protein MTHEGVDVDVLIVGAGPCGLAAAISAQRAGLRAVVVDAHVVASTITHYPTYVRFFSTAEKLSLGGMPFVVATEKPSRRDALAYYRAVVEHFGLEVRQYERVRAIEGTQGAFRVHTHSRAGDERVIRAGAVVVATGYFGSPNKLGVPGEDLPHVAHEYREGHEAFQQDVVVVGGGNSAAEAALDLWRSGARVTLVHFGPTFDKRIKPWVLPDFENRVREGSIAVRWEARVAAIGPGAVLVATPAGEERVPASLVYVMTGFAPNLTLLRDAGVTIDPATGVPAHDPATLETDVPGVFIAGVVVAGYDANRVFIENGRYHGDRIVARLLGRPAPDSPRLSAELDS from the coding sequence ATGACGCACGAGGGCGTGGACGTCGACGTGCTGATCGTCGGCGCCGGACCGTGCGGATTGGCCGCCGCCATCTCGGCGCAGCGCGCCGGGCTGCGCGCCGTGGTGGTGGACGCCCACGTGGTGGCGAGCACGATCACGCACTATCCCACGTACGTGCGCTTCTTCTCCACCGCCGAGAAGCTGTCGCTGGGCGGCATGCCGTTCGTGGTGGCCACCGAGAAGCCCAGCCGGCGCGACGCGCTGGCGTACTATCGCGCCGTGGTGGAGCATTTCGGGCTGGAGGTGCGCCAGTACGAGCGGGTGCGGGCCATCGAGGGCACGCAGGGCGCGTTCCGGGTGCATACGCACTCCCGTGCCGGCGACGAGCGCGTGATCCGCGCCGGCGCCGTGGTCGTGGCCACGGGCTATTTCGGCTCGCCCAACAAGCTCGGCGTTCCGGGCGAGGACCTGCCGCACGTGGCGCACGAGTACCGCGAGGGGCACGAGGCGTTCCAGCAGGACGTGGTGGTGGTGGGCGGCGGGAATTCGGCGGCCGAAGCAGCGCTCGATCTGTGGCGCTCGGGAGCGCGCGTCACGCTCGTGCACTTCGGGCCCACGTTCGACAAGCGCATCAAGCCGTGGGTGCTGCCCGACTTCGAGAACCGAGTGCGGGAGGGGAGCATCGCGGTGCGGTGGGAGGCCCGCGTGGCCGCCATCGGGCCCGGCGCCGTGCTGGTGGCCACGCCGGCGGGCGAGGAGCGGGTGCCCGCGTCGCTGGTATACGTGATGACGGGGTTCGCGCCCAACCTCACGCTGCTGCGCGATGCGGGGGTGACCATCGACCCCGCCACCGGGGTGCCCGCCCACGACCCGGCCACCCTGGAGACCGATGTGCCGGGCGTATTCATCGCCGGCGTGGTGGTGGCCGGCTATGACGCCAACCGGGTGTTCATCGAGAACGGGCGCTACCATGGCGACCGGATCGTGGCCCGGCTCCTGGGACGGCCGGCGCCGGACAGCCCGCGGTTGAGCGCCGAGCTGGATTCCTGA
- a CDS encoding adenylosuccinate synthase, giving the protein MFADNRRTIVVVGAQWGDEGKGKLVDVLAERAHWVVRYQGGANAGHTVDLGDSHFVLHQIPSGILHPGVRCAIGNGVVLDPDTLFTEIDGLVRDGVDVEGRLYVSDRAHLVLPYHKLVDSESHASQAIGTTGRGIGPAYEDKVARRGVRVVDLRHRDRLQALVEQGVGHANAQLQRFGSDKRVTCDDTLALLDRLAERLLPLAEDVGLVIHRARQTGAAILLEGAQGSLLDIDHGTYPFVTSSSTTSGGAAIGAGISPMMIDAVLGVVKAYTTRVGNGPLPTELGEVEAEHMRKLGNEFGATTGRPRRCGWFDAVVVKYAARINGLTDLAVTKLDVLDTFEKLAICVGYEYEGEVHTEFPSDLAALEQVTPRYEWLDGWRSSTAQARRLTDLPSAARRYLDRLQDTVGTPVTYVSVGTRRDQIIGLE; this is encoded by the coding sequence ATGTTCGCAGACAATCGCCGCACCATCGTCGTCGTGGGCGCCCAGTGGGGCGACGAGGGCAAGGGCAAATTGGTGGACGTGCTGGCCGAGCGCGCGCATTGGGTGGTGCGCTACCAGGGCGGAGCCAACGCCGGCCACACCGTGGACCTGGGCGACTCGCACTTCGTGCTCCATCAGATTCCCAGCGGCATCCTGCATCCGGGCGTGCGGTGCGCCATCGGCAACGGCGTGGTGCTCGATCCCGACACGCTGTTCACCGAGATCGACGGCCTCGTGCGCGACGGCGTGGACGTGGAGGGGCGGCTGTATGTGAGCGACCGCGCGCATCTCGTGCTGCCATACCACAAGCTCGTGGACAGCGAGAGCCACGCCAGCCAGGCCATCGGGACCACGGGGCGGGGCATCGGGCCCGCGTACGAGGACAAGGTGGCCCGCCGCGGGGTGCGCGTGGTGGATCTGCGCCACCGCGACCGGTTGCAGGCGCTCGTGGAACAGGGCGTGGGCCACGCCAACGCGCAGCTCCAGCGCTTCGGCAGCGACAAGCGCGTGACCTGCGACGACACGCTGGCCCTGCTCGACCGGCTGGCCGAGCGGCTCCTGCCGCTGGCCGAGGACGTGGGCCTGGTGATCCATCGCGCGCGGCAGACCGGCGCGGCCATCCTCCTCGAGGGCGCGCAGGGTTCGCTGCTCGACATCGATCACGGCACCTATCCCTTCGTGACGTCGAGCAGCACGACGTCGGGCGGCGCGGCGATCGGCGCCGGCATCTCGCCGATGATGATCGACGCCGTGCTCGGCGTGGTGAAGGCGTACACGACGCGCGTGGGCAACGGCCCGCTGCCCACCGAGCTGGGCGAGGTCGAGGCCGAACACATGCGCAAACTCGGCAACGAATTCGGCGCCACCACGGGGCGGCCGCGCCGGTGCGGATGGTTCGATGCCGTGGTGGTGAAGTACGCGGCGCGGATCAACGGGCTCACCGATCTCGCGGTCACCAAGCTCGACGTCCTCGATACGTTCGAGAAGCTGGCCATCTGCGTGGGCTACGAATACGAGGGCGAGGTCCACACCGAGTTCCCGTCGGACCTGGCGGCGCTCGAGCAGGTGACGCCGCGCTATGAGTGGCTGGATGGATGGCGGTCGTCCACCGCCCAGGCGCGGCGGCTGACGGACCTGCCGTCGGCGGCGCGGCGGTATCTGGATCGCCTGCAGGACACGGTGGGCACGCCGGTGACGTACGTGAGCGTGGGCACGCGGCGCGACCAGATCATCGGCCTCGAATGA
- a CDS encoding M28 family peptidase, whose product GGWPQLWISGAVGAVGGALLMFVGTGNDSPGAVDNASGVVAVLSAARRLDPRVAVGVLLTDAEEMGLAGAHAWAASRAAGTAINCDTVDDRGAYAVLGSGRRSAALAAAVERAARALALPVAARRLPAGILTDGVALTRAGWRAVTVSRAGVATLLRIHTPRDSVGQLEGTGIDAVAELLATAVRELR is encoded by the coding sequence GGCGGCTGGCCGCAACTGTGGATCTCGGGGGCGGTGGGCGCGGTGGGCGGCGCGCTGCTGATGTTCGTGGGCACCGGCAACGATTCGCCCGGCGCCGTGGACAACGCGTCGGGGGTGGTGGCGGTGCTCTCGGCGGCGCGGCGGCTCGACCCGCGCGTGGCGGTGGGCGTGCTGCTCACCGACGCCGAAGAGATGGGGTTGGCCGGCGCGCACGCATGGGCGGCGTCGCGCGCCGCGGGCACGGCGATCAACTGCGACACCGTGGACGACCGCGGCGCGTACGCGGTGCTCGGTTCCGGACGGCGCTCCGCGGCGCTGGCCGCCGCCGTGGAACGCGCGGCCCGCGCGCTCGCGCTGCCGGTGGCGGCGCGGCGGCTGCCGGCCGGCATTCTCACCGATGGCGTGGCGCTGACGCGGGCCGGCTGGCGCGCGGTGACCGTGAGCCGCGCGGGCGTGGCCACGCTGCTTCGAATCCACACGCCCCGCGACTCCGTAGGGCAACTGGAGGGGACGGGCATCGACGCCGTGGCCGAACTCCTCGCCACCGCTGTCAGGGAGTTACGCTGA